The region gcatgcctcgcaactgtaatgcaagccattacgtttggctatggcatcgctcacgaggccagaaaatcccacgcattttgcgtggactacgctgtcgcagagccagcaggggacatttggctgatcgtgagtgatctgcttcttgcaggtttttttggcgcagaccacagcgaattccattctattttattattcaaatattttattaaaatcaaaaaaattaaaaatttccaaaacaaattggtatcagaccaatgtgccagacaacgctcaaagcggaattggtaagaaaaaaaagagagcagagtggagagcggttatagcgagagctactagatagagagcgctattgctcagaaggttgaaagagcgagagagaaagaacagttattgaggttgaggtgatagcgagagagtgataagacaacaaaagctaccagacgagagcggactgcaatgcaatactcactcactgcaacaacacacacaacacaagccgacgccgaaaaataaaaagttaaataatattttaacacaaatcaaaaggcatgcactcgcgtaaatgaataggtttccagattgttgtctggttagaaagtatatttagaatttaattaggaaaactccggctgtttattcgaaacaaaaggaaaaatgcggagcgcaaaacaaaaacacgtctgatcactacgaaagagaacgatgGTATAACAGCAACATGTCAACAGCCGAGTCCCACGATCTCGAAGCCGATCCTCAGGTGGAGATCGACAATCTCAGTGTTATTCAGACAAATCTCATTGCGAGGGTTAATCAAACGGTGCGTAATTTCAGAAAGGATGGCGCAGATCGGAAAACAAAAGCTTATTTTCAAACGCGCTTACAAACTTTGCAACGGTTCTTAGGTGAATTTGAGCAAAATCATCAACGTTTGCTAATACTTCGTTGTCCAAGTACGCATAGTTATGTGTCCAGCGAAGTGGCCTTTCGCTTTGATGAAGACTATACAACGGCATTCAGCATCATATCAAAGGCCTACGAAAATGTATGTCCAAGAGCACCACCGGTACAGCAGAATCCAGAGCCAGCAAATCCATCGGTATCATCAGTGCAATTGCCCAAGCTACCTGTACCGACATTTACAGGCAAGTTTGTGGATTGGCCGGCATTTCACGATGCATTTGTTCAACTCATCCATAACAACCAGAAACTGTCCGACGTCCAAAGGTTTCATTTCCTGAAGCAAGCTCTTCCCTCGGATCGCGACGAGGATATTCAGCAGATGGCGCTTGCGGGAAATAACTATGCAACAGCTTGGAGTCTCGTCCTCAAGCGATACGACAACAAACGGCTGCAGTTTATGTACCATATGAACGGTTTGTATGACTTGCCACAGTTGACAAAGGAGCAGTCTGCTGATATAAAACATATGCTTAATGTTGCGACGGTTTGTCTCAATGCTTTCAAGAATCTAGATGTTCAGCATTGGATGGCTCATCATCTCACTTCCAGACTGCCAAGCCCGACCCTGCAAGCTTGGGAGCTCCATCTCGGGAGCTCTGCCGAACTTGCCACGTTTTCTCAGCTACAATCATTTCTCAACGACCGTCTCGTCAGCATCGATGAGTTCGAAAATCGAGGCCACTCCACGACGCGGACACCTGTGCCGCAGCCTGTCCATCAAAGGCACCCGAAGAAGGCAGTTGGCAACGTAACATACAAGGGCAACAGTTTCCACGCCAAGACTGCGGTTGCCGAACACACTCGCTGCCCTCACTGTAGCGACAGTCACAATCTTCGGCATTGCCCGGACCTTTTGTCCAAGGACAGCTTTGCAAGGAAAGCCATCGTCGATCATGCAAAGGCATGCCTCAACTGTCTGAGCCGTTCCCATGCACTTTCAAAATGTACCAGTAAAAGGAACTGCACGCAGTGTGGTCAAAGACACCATACACTGCTGTACTTCCCAACTCCTGCTCAGGTGGCAACACAGCCTCACGCAGCCTCCCACAGCACTCGTTCCGGTAACTCCTGGCAGTATACAACGAGCGACTCATCTGGCAGGGCTACACCTACGCAACTCTACGCTAGGACCCCACTTCCTACTCAGAGCGCGGCACAGCCTCTCCCAGGGGTTCCCAACACTAGTTCCGGTGGTCATCCACAGTCTGCAGCGACCGACTCGTCTGTGAGAACACACTCTGCGCAACTAGTCTCCGCTACGGCAACGCATCACGGACCCAGCACTGTCCTTCTGGCCACTGCCCTGGTCACAATCCACAACCCCCACACTGGCCAATCAGCTGTGGTACGTGCGTTAGTGGATTCAGGCTCGGAAGGAACCCTCATTACAGAGCACACAGTGCAGGCTCTCAACCTCAAGCGGCATCCAATTTCGGCAGAAATCGCTGGAGTTGGGACCACCTCCAAGAACAGGTGTACCTACACTACAGAATTGTCATTAAGTTCTTGTACTTCGCAGTTTTGTACTACCATTGATACAGCGTTTATACTTAAAACGCTTACATCGCAATTACCTTCAAAATCCATCAAATTGCAGCAATGTCCTCATTTGAACGGAATAGAACTCGCCGATCCCGGGTTCTACAAACCACAACGGATTGATCTGCTGCTGGGAGCGGACGTAATCCCACAGATCCT is a window of Drosophila pseudoobscura strain MV-25-SWS-2005 chromosome 3, UCI_Dpse_MV25, whole genome shotgun sequence DNA encoding:
- the LOC117183639 gene encoding uncharacterized protein — its product is MSTAESHDLEADPQVEIDNLSVIQTNLIARVNQTVRNFRKDGADRKTKAYFQTRLQTLQRFLGEFEQNHQRLLILRCPSTHSYVSSEVAFRFDEDYTTAFSIISKAYENVCPRAPPVQQNPEPANPSVSSVQLPKLPVPTFTGKFVDWPAFHDAFVQLIHNNQKLSDVQRFHFLKQALPSDRDEDIQQMALAGNNYATAWSLVLKRYDNKRLQFMYHMNGLYDLPQLTKEQSADIKHMLNVATVCLNAFKNLDVQHWMAHHLTSRLPSPTLQAWELHLGSSAELATFSQLQSFLNDRLVSIDEFENRGHSTTRTPVPQPVHQRHPKKAVGNVTYKGNSFHAKTAVAEHTRCPHCSDSHNLRHCPDLLSKDSFARKAIVDHAKACLNCLSRSHALSKCTSKRNCTQCGQRHHTLLYFPTPAQVATQPHAASHSTRSGNSWQYTTSDSSGRATPTQLYARTPLPTQSAAQPLPGVPNTSSGGHPQSAATDSSVRTHSAQLVSATATHHGPSTVLLATALVTIHNPHTGQSAVVRALVDSGSEGTLITEHTVQALNLKRHPISAEIAGVGTTSKNRCTYTTELSLSSCTSQFCTTIDTAFILKTLTSQLPSKSIKLQQCPHLNGIELADPGFYKPQRIDLLLGADVIPQILLSDIRRGKENQPIAQHTQLGWIVFGRATSTRSHAVTIRCHHNRLENLVQKFFEMEHLGSAKQLTPEERWCEEHFKRTHIRQRNGKYLVRLPLKRLFDPSQVLDKSRQIAMNRFQMLQRRFQRQPELQAKYSEVMNEYFQLGQVTKVTTKEQQHCIISKENGIESTCCTLPHHAVFKEESVTTKVRVVYDASCKTSNGKSLNDVLCTGPALQNDLAGVVLNWRFHRFVFAADIQKMYRCIDMNAEDSQYQRIFWHDEHNQPFASYINWRRMNATDIHSRKGSFDTKYTLMTYKAELPLAKEH